A genomic window from Streptomyces mirabilis includes:
- the afsQ1 gene encoding two-component system response regulator AfsQ1 translates to MPSLLLIEDDDAIRTALELSLTRQGHRVATAATGEDGLKLLREQRPDLIVLDVMLPGIDGFEVCRRIRRTDQLPIILLTARSDDIDVVVGLESGADDYVVKPVQGRVLDARIRAVLRRGEREANDSATFGSLVIDRAAMTVTKNGEDLQLTPTELRLLLELSRRPGQALSRQQLLRLVWEHDYLGDSRLVDACVQRLRAKIEDVPSSPTLIRTVRGVGYRLDTPQ, encoded by the coding sequence GTGCCTTCCCTGTTGCTGATCGAGGACGACGACGCCATCCGGACGGCCCTGGAGCTCTCTTTGACGCGCCAGGGACACCGGGTGGCCACCGCTGCCACCGGCGAGGACGGTCTGAAACTGTTGCGTGAGCAGCGGCCGGATCTGATCGTGCTGGACGTGATGCTGCCCGGCATCGACGGGTTCGAGGTGTGCCGGCGCATCCGGCGCACGGACCAGCTGCCGATCATTCTGCTGACCGCGCGCAGCGACGACATCGACGTCGTGGTCGGACTCGAGTCCGGCGCCGACGACTATGTCGTCAAGCCCGTGCAGGGGCGGGTGCTCGACGCCCGTATCAGGGCCGTGCTGCGGCGCGGGGAGCGTGAGGCCAACGACTCGGCGACGTTCGGTTCCCTCGTCATCGACCGTGCGGCCATGACGGTCACCAAGAACGGCGAGGATCTGCAGCTGACACCCACCGAGCTGCGGCTGCTCCTGGAGCTGAGCCGCCGGCCCGGACAGGCGCTGTCCCGCCAGCAGTTGCTGCGGCTGGTGTGGGAGCACGACTACCTGGGCGACTCGCGGCTGGTGGACGCGTGTGTCCAGCGGCTGCGCGCGAAGATCGAGGACGTTCCGTCCTCGCCCACCCTGATCCGTACGGTCCGCGGAGTCGGCTACCGACTGGACACTCCTCAGTGA
- a CDS encoding adenosine deaminase encodes MTSQIQNTPSSEQIRRAPKVLLHDHLDGGLRPGTIVELAQETGYSGLPETDPDKLGVWFREAADSGSLERYLETFAHTCAVMQTREALVRVAAECAEDLAEDGVVYAEVRYAPEQHLETGLTLEEVVEAVNEGFREGERRARDNGHRIRVGALLTAMRHAARALEIAELANRYRDLGVVGFDIAGAEAGFPPTRHLDAFEYLKRENNHFTIHAGEAFGLPSIWQALQWCGADRLGHGVRIIDDIQVAADGSVKLGRLASYVRDKRVPLELCPSSNLQTGAADSYAEHPIGLLRRLHFRATVNTDNRLMSGTSMSREFEHLVEAFGYSLDDIQWFSVNAMKSAFIPFDERLAMINDVIKPGYAELKSEWLFQQTASTRGSLKEQG; translated from the coding sequence ATGACGAGCCAGATCCAGAACACCCCGAGCTCGGAACAGATCCGCCGGGCACCCAAGGTCCTGCTGCACGATCACCTCGACGGGGGCCTGCGCCCCGGGACGATCGTCGAACTCGCCCAGGAGACCGGCTATTCCGGGCTCCCCGAGACCGACCCCGACAAACTCGGCGTCTGGTTCCGCGAGGCCGCCGACTCCGGGTCCCTGGAGCGGTACCTGGAGACCTTCGCCCACACCTGTGCCGTCATGCAGACGCGTGAGGCGCTGGTGCGGGTCGCCGCCGAGTGCGCCGAGGATCTCGCCGAGGACGGGGTCGTCTACGCCGAGGTGCGCTACGCGCCCGAGCAGCACCTGGAGACCGGACTCACCCTCGAAGAGGTCGTCGAGGCCGTCAACGAGGGCTTCCGGGAGGGTGAACGGCGTGCCCGGGACAACGGCCACCGCATCCGGGTCGGCGCCCTGCTGACCGCCATGCGGCACGCGGCCCGTGCCCTGGAGATCGCCGAACTGGCCAACCGCTACCGCGACCTGGGTGTGGTGGGCTTCGACATCGCGGGCGCCGAGGCGGGCTTCCCGCCCACCCGTCACCTCGACGCCTTCGAGTACCTCAAGCGCGAGAACAACCACTTCACCATCCACGCCGGCGAGGCCTTCGGGCTCCCCTCCATCTGGCAGGCGCTCCAGTGGTGCGGTGCGGACCGGCTCGGCCACGGTGTGCGGATCATCGACGACATCCAGGTCGCGGCGGACGGCTCGGTGAAGCTCGGACGGCTGGCCTCGTACGTCCGTGACAAGCGCGTCCCGCTGGAACTGTGCCCCAGCTCCAACCTCCAGACCGGCGCCGCCGACTCCTACGCGGAGCACCCGATCGGTCTGCTGCGGCGCCTGCACTTCCGGGCGACCGTGAACACGGACAATCGGCTCATGTCGGGGACGAGCATGTCGCGTGAATTCGAGCACCTGGTCGAGGCGTTCGGTTATTCGCTCGATGATATCCAGTGGTTCTCTGTCAATGCTATGAAGTCAGCATTCATTCCTTTCGATGAACGACTGGCCATGATCAATGACGTGATCAAGCCTGGATATGCAGAGCTCAAGTCCGAATGGCTGTTCCAGCAGACCGCCTCCACCAGGGGTTCCTTGAAGGAACAGGGCTGA
- a CDS encoding VanZ family protein — protein sequence MQRQGEGGGSAVTRVRATGALLLVAHLALVAWITLRPLDVPWVSPANLRPFAGIRADLALGPAEAARRIGHGLGLLAPLGVLLPMAGGRLTASPLGSLVRTVAAGALISLGIELLQTGVPGQVVDVDSLLLNTVGVALAHLAIVPAARVRFRRRAETRRRAALPREDTAQGRTPTIPRVGIAP from the coding sequence GTGCAACGTCAAGGCGAAGGCGGCGGCAGCGCCGTGACCCGCGTCCGTGCGACAGGAGCTCTCCTCCTCGTCGCACATCTCGCGCTCGTCGCCTGGATCACCCTGCGTCCCCTGGACGTCCCCTGGGTGAGCCCCGCCAACCTCCGCCCGTTCGCCGGCATCAGAGCCGATCTCGCGCTGGGCCCGGCGGAAGCCGCCCGCCGGATAGGCCATGGCCTCGGCCTGCTCGCCCCACTCGGCGTCCTGCTCCCCATGGCCGGCGGCAGGCTGACGGCGTCCCCGCTCGGCTCCCTCGTCCGCACGGTCGCCGCCGGCGCCCTGATCTCGCTGGGCATCGAACTGCTGCAGACCGGCGTTCCCGGCCAGGTCGTGGATGTCGACTCCCTGCTGCTCAACACGGTCGGCGTCGCCCTGGCCCATCTCGCGATCGTGCCGGCCGCCAGGGTCAGGTTCCGCCGCCGGGCCGAGACCCGGCGCCGCGCGGCCCTCCCCCGGGAGGACACGGCTCAGGGTCGGACCCCGACGATTCCCAGGGTCGGCATCGCCCCATAG
- a CDS encoding ATP-binding protein, whose amino-acid sequence MKQSAAKTLGVAALGAAFAAVGAGAANAAPAVPDASQALDTVTQTLPAQNAAAALPGAGEALAHGQGALGAGVAAAQPAVAKVLADGPAAPLAGLLGGLPLQGLPTHGLPVNGLPIG is encoded by the coding sequence ATGAAGCAGTCTGCTGCCAAGACCCTCGGTGTCGCCGCTCTCGGTGCCGCATTCGCCGCCGTCGGCGCGGGCGCCGCGAACGCCGCCCCGGCCGTGCCGGACGCCTCCCAGGCGCTGGACACCGTTACCCAGACGCTGCCCGCGCAGAACGCCGCGGCGGCGCTCCCGGGTGCGGGAGAGGCGCTCGCCCACGGGCAGGGCGCGCTCGGCGCGGGGGTGGCCGCGGCCCAGCCCGCCGTCGCGAAGGTCCTTGCCGACGGTCCGGCGGCGCCGTTGGCCGGTCTGCTCGGGGGGCTGCCGCTGCAGGGCCTGCCGACGCACGGTCTGCCGGTGAACGGGCTGCCGATCGGCTGA
- a CDS encoding PspC domain-containing protein — protein sequence MTALARPTNGRMIGGVCAALARRFGTSATTMRVIFVLSCLLPGPQFLLYIALWILFPSEDKARTAW from the coding sequence ATGACCGCCCTTGCCCGCCCCACCAACGGCCGCATGATCGGCGGAGTGTGCGCAGCGCTGGCGCGGCGCTTCGGCACCTCCGCGACCACGATGCGCGTGATCTTCGTTCTCTCCTGCCTGCTCCCGGGCCCGCAGTTCCTGCTCTACATAGCGCTGTGGATCCTGTTCCCCTCCGAGGACAAGGCCCGCACGGCCTGGTGA
- a CDS encoding uridine kinase: MGSHPPIPTRVVLLCGPSGSGKSLLAAASGLPVLRLDDFYKEGTDPTLPQVEGSSDIDWDHPQSWDADIAVAAIEELCRTGRTTVPVYDIGLSARTGAEALHIERTPLFIAEGIFAAEIVERCRELGMLADALCLSRGPLTTFRRRFLRDLREGRKSVPFLLRRGWRLMRAERSIVARQSALGAHPCDKDEALGRLAAAAAGRCTAPA, encoded by the coding sequence TTGGGTTCCCATCCTCCGATACCGACCCGTGTGGTGCTGCTCTGCGGCCCCTCCGGCTCTGGAAAGTCCCTTCTCGCGGCCGCCTCCGGACTTCCCGTGCTCCGCCTCGACGACTTCTACAAAGAGGGCACCGACCCGACGCTCCCCCAGGTCGAGGGCAGCTCCGACATCGACTGGGACCATCCGCAGTCGTGGGACGCGGACATCGCGGTCGCGGCGATCGAGGAGCTGTGCCGTACGGGACGCACGACCGTTCCCGTCTACGACATCGGGCTGAGCGCCCGTACCGGCGCGGAGGCGCTGCACATCGAGCGGACACCGCTGTTCATCGCGGAGGGCATCTTCGCCGCCGAGATCGTCGAGCGCTGCCGGGAGCTGGGGATGCTGGCCGACGCGCTGTGTCTGTCCCGCGGCCCGCTGACCACGTTCCGTCGCCGTTTCCTGCGGGATCTGCGGGAGGGCCGCAAGTCGGTCCCGTTCCTGCTGCGCCGCGGCTGGCGCCTGATGCGCGCCGAACGTTCGATCGTGGCCCGGCAGAGCGCGCTGGGCGCCCACCCCTGCGACAAGGACGAGGCCCTGGGCCGACTGGCCGCGGCGGCCGCCGGACGCTGCACGGCACCGGCGTAG
- a CDS encoding aldehyde dehydrogenase family protein has product MSEKTDKTEQQRLSVFKTYKLYVGGKFPRSESGRVYEVTDSKGKWLANAPLSSRKDARDAVVAARKAFGGWSGATAYNRGQILYRVAEMLEGRKDQFVREVADAEGLSKSKAGAVVDATIDRWVWYAGWTDKIAQVVGGGNPVAGPFFNLSTPEPTGVVTVLAPQESSFLGLVSVIAPVIATGNTVIVIASEKSPLPALSLGEVLATSDLPGGVVNVLSGKTAEIAAPLAAHQDVNAIDLAGADDVLAKELEIAAADNLKRVVRPQAVDYSRTPGIERLTAFLETKTVWHPTGALGASGSSY; this is encoded by the coding sequence ATGTCTGAGAAGACCGACAAGACCGAGCAGCAGCGACTGAGCGTCTTCAAGACCTACAAGCTGTACGTGGGTGGGAAGTTCCCGCGTTCCGAGAGCGGCCGGGTGTACGAGGTGACCGACTCCAAGGGCAAGTGGCTGGCCAACGCGCCGCTCTCCTCCCGCAAGGACGCCCGTGACGCGGTGGTCGCCGCCCGTAAGGCGTTCGGCGGCTGGTCCGGCGCGACGGCGTACAACCGCGGTCAGATCCTCTACCGCGTCGCCGAGATGCTGGAGGGCCGCAAGGACCAGTTCGTCCGTGAGGTCGCGGACGCGGAGGGCCTGTCGAAGTCCAAGGCTGGCGCGGTCGTCGACGCGACGATCGACCGCTGGGTCTGGTACGCGGGCTGGACCGACAAGATCGCCCAGGTGGTGGGCGGCGGCAACCCGGTCGCGGGTCCCTTCTTCAACCTGTCCACCCCGGAGCCGACGGGCGTCGTCACCGTCCTCGCGCCCCAGGAGTCGTCCTTCCTGGGCCTGGTCTCGGTGATCGCCCCGGTGATCGCGACCGGCAACACGGTGATCGTGATCGCGAGCGAGAAGTCCCCGCTCCCGGCGCTGTCGCTGGGCGAGGTGCTGGCGACCTCCGACCTTCCGGGCGGTGTCGTCAACGTCCTCTCCGGAAAGACGGCGGAGATCGCGGCGCCCCTCGCCGCGCACCAGGACGTCAACGCGATCGACCTCGCGGGCGCGGACGACGTACTGGCGAAGGAGCTGGAGATCGCCGCGGCCGACAACCTGAAGCGGGTCGTCCGTCCACAGGCTGTGGATTATTCACGGACGCCCGGCATCGAGCGCCTGACGGCCTTCCTGGAGACGAAGACGGTCTGGCACCCGACGGGCGCGCTCGGCGCCTCCGGCTCGTCCTACTGA
- a CDS encoding SigE family RNA polymerase sigma factor, whose protein sequence is MNTLHSTSTSAVVTRLHDVRGSEKSGAVSGRGCARGTGRQHTTYMTVVDAFTGENGGNGGAHGGAAYREATGERRSVSEAEFTAYVQERRASLYATAYHLTGDRFEAEDLLQSALFSTYRAWDRISDKAAVGGYLRRTMTNLHISAWRRRKLNEYPTEELPETAGDTDAMRGTELRAVLWQALARLPELQRTMLVLRYYEGRTDPEIAEILDISVGTVKSSIWRSLRRMREDEVLSFGRDEEESFGELVA, encoded by the coding sequence ATGAACACGCTGCACAGCACCAGCACTAGCGCAGTTGTCACGCGGCTCCACGACGTCAGGGGTTCGGAGAAGTCCGGTGCCGTGAGCGGGCGGGGGTGCGCTCGCGGCACCGGGCGTCAGCACACCACGTACATGACGGTGGTTGACGCCTTCACGGGGGAGAACGGCGGTAACGGGGGAGCTCACGGGGGAGCCGCGTACAGGGAGGCCACGGGGGAACGTCGCTCGGTGTCGGAGGCGGAGTTCACCGCCTACGTCCAGGAGCGCCGCGCCTCCCTGTACGCAACCGCCTACCACCTGACCGGGGACCGCTTCGAGGCCGAGGACCTGCTGCAGAGCGCGCTGTTCTCGACGTACCGGGCCTGGGACCGGATCAGTGACAAGGCCGCGGTCGGGGGCTACCTCCGCCGCACCATGACCAATCTGCACATCAGCGCGTGGCGCCGCCGCAAGCTGAACGAGTACCCGACCGAGGAACTGCCGGAGACCGCCGGTGACACGGACGCGATGCGCGGCACCGAGCTGCGCGCCGTGCTGTGGCAGGCGCTGGCCCGGCTGCCCGAACTCCAGCGCACCATGCTGGTCCTTCGTTACTACGAGGGCCGCACGGACCCGGAGATCGCGGAGATCCTCGACATCAGTGTCGGCACGGTGAAGTCGAGCATCTGGCGGTCGCTGCGCCGGATGCGTGAGGACGAGGTCCTCAGCTTCGGCCGTGACGAGGAGGAGTCCTTCGGGGAGCTCGTCGCCTGA
- the deoC gene encoding deoxyribose-phosphate aldolase gives MPTTAPALGDVTASDSTLRRFLHGLPGVDTVGLEARAASLGTRSIKTTAKAYAIDLAISMVDLTTLEGADTPGKVRALGAKAVHPDPTDRTTPTTAAVCVYPDMVATAKDAVAGSGVKVASVATAFPAGRAALDVKLADVHDAVAAGADEIDMVIDRGAFLAGKYMKVYDEITAVKEACGTSARLKVIFETGELSTYDNIRRASWLGMLAGADFIKTSTGKVAVNATPANTLLMLEAVRDFRAQTGVQVGVKPAGGIRTTKDAIKFLVLVNETAGADWLDNHWFRFGASSLLNDLLMQRQKLATGRYSGPDYVTVD, from the coding sequence ATGCCCACCACTGCACCCGCACTCGGCGACGTAACCGCGTCGGACAGCACGCTGCGCCGCTTCCTCCACGGGCTCCCCGGCGTCGACACGGTCGGCCTGGAGGCGCGCGCCGCCTCGCTCGGCACCCGTTCCATCAAGACGACCGCGAAGGCGTACGCCATCGACCTCGCCATCTCGATGGTCGACCTGACGACGCTGGAAGGCGCGGACACCCCGGGCAAGGTCCGGGCGCTCGGCGCCAAGGCGGTCCACCCCGACCCCACGGACCGTACGACGCCCACCACCGCGGCCGTCTGCGTGTACCCCGACATGGTGGCCACCGCCAAGGACGCCGTCGCCGGCTCCGGCGTGAAGGTCGCCTCGGTCGCCACCGCCTTCCCGGCCGGCCGCGCGGCCCTCGACGTGAAGCTCGCCGACGTACACGACGCGGTCGCCGCCGGCGCCGACGAGATCGACATGGTCATCGACCGCGGGGCGTTCCTCGCGGGCAAGTACATGAAGGTGTACGACGAGATCACCGCCGTGAAGGAGGCCTGCGGGACCAGTGCCCGCCTGAAGGTCATCTTCGAGACCGGCGAGCTCTCGACGTACGACAACATCCGCCGCGCGAGCTGGCTCGGCATGCTGGCGGGCGCGGACTTCATCAAGACCTCGACCGGCAAGGTCGCCGTCAACGCGACCCCGGCGAACACGCTCCTCATGCTGGAGGCGGTCCGCGACTTCCGCGCCCAGACCGGCGTCCAGGTCGGCGTGAAGCCCGCCGGCGGCATCCGCACCACCAAGGACGCCATCAAGTTCCTGGTCCTGGTGAACGAGACCGCGGGCGCGGACTGGCTGGACAACCACTGGTTCCGCTTCGGCGCCTCCTCGCTCCTGAACGACCTGCTGATGCAGCGTCAGAAACTGGCCACCGGCCGCTACTCCGGCCCCGACTACGTGACGGTGGACTGA
- a CDS encoding PH domain-containing protein, translating into MTTPDDQPPAPDAPRPESQDRIYRSHAGIAGGVLLLAITGWLGIDALVTGHGRTPWLALAALILLVPLVAAFTLRPAVYANEDRLRVRNPFRVVVLPWSKVASLRSGYSNEVVDAEGAKFQLWAIPVSLRARKAAARRQARNAAADSSGRTSSVASGPTRSHSDQVMDDLRELAEARAASAGAQGEVSVRWAYEVMAPALAGAVVLVILLAVG; encoded by the coding sequence ATGACGACCCCGGATGACCAGCCACCCGCGCCGGACGCCCCGCGACCCGAGTCGCAGGACCGGATCTACCGGTCGCACGCCGGTATCGCCGGCGGCGTACTGCTGCTCGCCATCACGGGCTGGCTCGGCATCGACGCGCTGGTCACCGGCCACGGCCGCACCCCCTGGCTGGCACTCGCCGCGCTGATCCTCCTGGTTCCGCTGGTGGCCGCCTTCACCTTGCGCCCCGCCGTCTACGCCAACGAGGACCGGCTGCGCGTGCGTAACCCGTTCCGTGTCGTCGTGCTGCCCTGGAGCAAGGTCGCCTCCCTGCGCTCCGGGTACTCCAACGAGGTGGTCGACGCCGAGGGCGCCAAGTTCCAGCTCTGGGCGATCCCCGTCTCGCTGCGCGCCCGCAAGGCCGCGGCCCGACGGCAGGCGCGCAACGCCGCAGCCGACAGCAGCGGCCGTACCTCCTCGGTGGCGAGCGGGCCCACCCGTTCGCACTCCGACCAGGTCATGGACGACCTGCGCGAACTCGCCGAGGCCCGGGCGGCCTCGGCGGGCGCGCAGGGCGAGGTGAGCGTGCGGTGGGCGTACGAGGTCATGGCTCCCGCGCTCGCGGGGGCCGTGGTCCTGGTGATCCTGCTGGCGGTGGGGTGA
- a CDS encoding aldehyde dehydrogenase family protein, which yields MASASAFEYAPAPESRSVVDIAPSYGLFIDGEFTEAADGKVFKTVSPSTEEVLSEVAQAGAEDVDRAVKAARRAFEKWSALPGSERAKYLFRIARIIQERSRELAVLETLDNGKPIKETRDADLPLVAAHFFYYAGWADKLDHAGFGANPRPLGVAGQVIPWNFPLLMLAWKIAPALATGNTVVLKPAETTPLSALFFADICRQAGLPKGVVNILPGYGDAGAALVEHPDVNKVAFTGSTAVGKAIARQVAGTDKKVTLELGGKGANIVFDDAPIDQAVEGVVTGIFFNQGQVCCAGSRLLVQESIHDELLDSLKRRLSTLRLGDPLDKNTDIGAINSAEQLSRITSLVEQGEAEGAERWSPACALPSSGYWFAPTLFTNVTQAHTIARDEIFGPVLSVLTFRTPDEAVAKANNSQYGLSAGIWTEKGSRILAVASKLRAGVIWSNTFNKFDPTSPFGGYKESGFGREGGRHGLEAYLDV from the coding sequence ATGGCATCCGCATCCGCATTCGAGTACGCACCGGCGCCCGAGTCCCGCTCCGTCGTCGACATCGCGCCCTCCTACGGCCTGTTCATCGACGGCGAGTTCACCGAGGCGGCGGACGGCAAGGTCTTCAAGACCGTCTCCCCCTCCACCGAAGAGGTCCTGTCCGAGGTCGCCCAGGCGGGCGCGGAGGACGTGGACCGCGCCGTGAAGGCCGCCCGCAGGGCCTTCGAGAAGTGGTCGGCCCTGCCGGGCTCCGAGCGCGCCAAGTACCTCTTCCGCATCGCCCGGATCATCCAGGAGCGCAGCCGCGAGCTCGCCGTCCTGGAGACCCTGGACAACGGCAAGCCGATCAAGGAGACCCGCGACGCCGACCTCCCCCTGGTCGCCGCGCACTTCTTCTACTACGCGGGCTGGGCCGACAAGCTCGACCACGCCGGCTTCGGCGCGAACCCCCGCCCGCTGGGCGTCGCGGGCCAGGTCATCCCCTGGAACTTCCCCCTCCTGATGCTGGCGTGGAAGATCGCCCCGGCGTTGGCGACCGGCAACACGGTCGTCCTCAAGCCCGCCGAGACGACCCCCCTGTCCGCCCTGTTCTTCGCGGACATCTGCCGCCAGGCGGGCCTGCCCAAGGGCGTCGTCAACATCCTCCCGGGATACGGCGACGCGGGCGCCGCGCTCGTCGAGCACCCCGACGTGAACAAGGTGGCCTTCACCGGCTCCACCGCCGTCGGCAAGGCGATCGCCCGCCAGGTCGCGGGCACGGACAAGAAGGTCACCCTCGAACTCGGCGGCAAGGGCGCGAACATCGTCTTCGACGACGCCCCCATCGACCAGGCCGTCGAGGGCGTCGTCACCGGCATCTTCTTCAACCAGGGCCAGGTCTGCTGCGCGGGCTCCCGTCTCCTCGTCCAGGAGTCGATCCACGACGAGCTGCTGGACTCGCTCAAGCGCCGCCTGTCCACCCTCCGCCTCGGCGACCCCCTGGACAAGAACACGGACATCGGCGCGATCAACTCCGCCGAGCAGCTGTCCCGTATCACCTCGCTCGTCGAACAGGGCGAGGCCGAGGGTGCCGAGCGCTGGTCCCCGGCCTGTGCACTCCCCTCCTCCGGCTACTGGTTCGCCCCGACGCTCTTCACGAACGTCACCCAGGCGCACACCATCGCGCGCGACGAGATCTTCGGCCCGGTCCTGTCCGTCCTCACCTTCCGGACCCCCGACGAGGCCGTCGCCAAGGCCAACAACTCCCAGTACGGCCTCTCCGCCGGCATCTGGACCGAGAAGGGCTCCCGGATCCTCGCCGTCGCGAGCAAGCTGCGCGCGGGCGTCATCTGGTCCAACACGTTCAACAAGTTCGACCCGACCTCGCCGTTCGGCGGTTACAAGGAGTCGGGCTTCGGCCGCGAGGGCGGTCGCCACGGCCTGGAGGCGTACCTCGATGTCTGA
- a CDS encoding ATP-binding protein, which yields MCPAAAREDRGRSVLAHPDPYGPRSRLPTGHSSVTPPHDELRGWAAARRAILAGLRFTSLRLRLVVVFGLVALTAAVSASGIAYWLNREAVLTRTQDAVLRDFQQEMRNHASMLPVHPAQDELQRTAGQMANSSQRFSVLLVAQDGNGKKVIGNSALDTFTLDDVPKSLQKAVNKEQPLSSNNKSAYHLYWQRVTDHDKPYLVGGAKVIGGTTTGYMLKSLEPEAKDLNSLAWSLGIATGLALIGSALLAQAAATTVLKPVHRLGIAARRLGEGKLDTRLRVSGTDELADLSRTFNHTAESLEKRVADMSAREEASRRFVADMSHELRTPLTAITAVTEILEEELDAETGSVDPMIEPAVRLVVSETRRLNDLVENLMEVTRFDAGTARLVLDDVDIADQITACIDARAWLDAVDLDAERGIMARLDPRRLDVILANLIGNALKHGGSPVRVSVRVEADDLLIEVQDHGPGIPEDVLPHVFDRFYKASASRPRSEGSGLGLSIALENAHIHGGEITAANTPKGGAVFTLRLPQDASELLADDERERGRNGNGTEGSAG from the coding sequence GTGTGTCCAGCGGCTGCGCGCGAAGATCGAGGACGTTCCGTCCTCGCCCACCCTGATCCGTACGGTCCGCGGAGTCGGCTACCGACTGGACACTCCTCAGTGACCCCACCGCACGACGAGCTCCGCGGCTGGGCCGCGGCGCGCCGGGCGATCCTGGCGGGGTTGCGCTTCACGAGCCTGAGACTGCGGCTGGTCGTGGTGTTCGGACTCGTCGCGCTCACGGCCGCCGTGTCGGCGTCGGGCATCGCGTACTGGCTCAACCGCGAGGCCGTGCTGACGCGTACGCAGGACGCGGTGCTGCGCGACTTCCAGCAGGAGATGCGCAACCACGCGAGCATGCTGCCGGTGCACCCGGCGCAGGACGAACTGCAGCGCACGGCGGGCCAGATGGCCAACAGCAGCCAGCGCTTCAGCGTGCTCCTCGTCGCCCAGGACGGCAACGGCAAGAAGGTCATCGGCAACTCCGCGCTGGACACCTTCACGCTGGACGACGTACCCAAGTCCCTCCAGAAGGCCGTGAACAAGGAGCAGCCGCTCTCCTCGAACAACAAGTCGGCCTATCACCTGTACTGGCAGCGCGTCACCGACCACGACAAGCCGTACCTGGTGGGCGGCGCGAAGGTGATCGGCGGGACGACGACCGGCTACATGCTCAAGTCCCTGGAGCCCGAGGCCAAGGACCTCAACTCGCTGGCCTGGTCACTGGGCATCGCGACCGGCCTGGCCCTGATCGGCTCGGCGCTGCTCGCCCAGGCCGCCGCGACGACGGTCCTCAAGCCGGTGCACCGCCTCGGCATCGCGGCCCGCCGTCTGGGCGAGGGCAAGCTCGACACCCGGCTGCGCGTCTCGGGTACGGACGAACTCGCGGACCTCTCCCGTACGTTCAACCACACCGCGGAGTCCCTGGAGAAGCGCGTGGCCGACATGAGCGCCCGCGAGGAGGCGTCCCGCCGCTTCGTGGCGGACATGTCCCACGAACTCCGTACGCCGCTCACCGCGATCACCGCCGTGACGGAGATCCTGGAAGAGGAACTCGACGCGGAGACCGGCAGCGTCGACCCGATGATCGAACCGGCCGTCCGGCTGGTCGTCAGCGAGACCCGCCGCCTCAACGACCTCGTCGAGAACCTCATGGAGGTCACCCGCTTCGACGCGGGCACCGCCCGGCTGGTCCTCGACGACGTGGACATCGCCGACCAGATCACCGCGTGCATAGACGCGCGCGCCTGGCTGGACGCCGTCGACCTGGACGCCGAGCGCGGCATCATGGCGCGCCTCGACCCGCGCCGCCTGGACGTGATCCTCGCGAACCTCATCGGCAACGCGCTCAAGCACGGCGGCAGCCCGGTCCGTGTCTCGGTCCGCGTGGAGGCCGACGACCTTCTCATCGAGGTCCAGGACCACGGGCCCGGCATCCCCGAGGACGTCCTCCCGCACGTCTTCGACCGCTTCTACAAGGCGAGCGCCTCCCGCCCCCGCTCCGAGGGCAGCGGTCTGGGCCTGTCCATCGCCCTGGAGAACGCGCACATCCACGGCGGCGAGATCACCGCGGCCAACACGCCCAAGGGGGGCGCCGTCTTCACGCTCCGCCTCCCCCAGGACGCGTCGGAGCTGCTCGCCGACGACGAGCGCGAGCGCGGACGGAACGGGAACGGTACGGAGGGCAGCGCCGGATGA